A region from the Serinus canaria isolate serCan28SL12 chromosome 10, serCan2020, whole genome shotgun sequence genome encodes:
- the INSYN1 gene encoding inhibitory synaptic factor 1 — protein sequence MDSRSRRDAQRTERPASGTGSTGTATATGTGSARSEGEGERERIRGRMRMVIGQLEGILRELKEVAKELREVVSQIDRLTSDFALDLEPDAWTPATASSTSSSDRGGASLELGPLDFAASDVLSDSWEFCSFLDASTPSDPGDCPEPPRLPPARLMNGGVPVANGPRGGGGTPDSSSEECFGSAALPKIPAQRPAGTRERVRFSDKVLYHALCCDDDGDNDDGADVPDDPARKGPREQLLRKPGVIPIRRATRNSSTQTVADKSTQTLLPYVPARQRIPNKN from the exons ATGGACTCGCGGAGCCGCCGGGATGCGCAGCGCACGGAGCGGCCCGCCAGCGGCACCGGCAGCACCGGCACCGCCACCGCCACCGGCACCGGCAGCGCCCGTAGCGAGGGCGAGGGAGAGCGGGAGCGCATCCGCGGCCGCATGAGGATGGTGATCGGGCAGCTCGAGGGCATCCTGCGGGAGCTCAAGGAGGTGGCCAAGGAGCTCCGCGAG GTCGTGTCCCAGATTGACCGCCTGACGTCGGACTTCGCTCTGGACCTGGAGCCGGACGCTTGGACTCCGGCCACGGCCAGCAGCACGTCCAGCAGCGACCGGGGCGGCGCCAGCCTCGAGCTGGGCCCGCTGGACTTCGCCGCCTCCGACGTCCTCTCGGACAGCTGGGAATTCTGCTCCTTCCTGGATGCCTCCACGCCCTCCGACCCCGGCGACTGCCCGGAGCCTCCGCGGCTGCCGCCGGCCCGCCTGATGAACGGGGGGGTCCCTGTGGCCAACGGCCCCCgcgggggcggggggacccCGGATTCCTCCAGCGAGGAATGCTTCGGGAGCGCCGCCCTTCCCAAAATCCCGGCCCAGCGGCCGGCGGGGACGCGGGAGCGCGTCCGCTTCAGTGACAAGGTCCTCTACCACGCCCTGTGCTGCGACGACGACGGCGACAACGACGACGGCGCCGACGTTCCCGATGATCCCGCCAGGAAGGGGCCTcgggagcagctcctgaggaagCCGGGCGTGATCCCGATCCGCAGGGCCACgaggaacagcagcacccagaCCGTGGCCGACAAGAGCACGCAGACGTTGCTGCCGTACGTCCCGGCCAGGCAGAGAATTCCCAACAAAAACTGA
- the LOC127060005 gene encoding collagen alpha-1(III) chain-like, with product MGDAGTGEGNATLPAPPSPALPRTGCPRPAPLPPRRSRFPGGTRGHGAFSPRRCRGGAGIRSTPGGGDGGGKGSGRRPPPPGGTVPAGNVCPPRQRTEQSGPGPRGKALREAGAGGEEEEEEEEEEGEEAREGARGKQEREELGAEPGSGRSAPEDSRTPPRPPPDPPPLLDDTARLFPAGIPLPDKPHPLLLLLLLLLLLLPLPPAVSPQGHQRSVPAWCGRERRR from the exons ATGGGGGATGCCGGTACCGGTGAGGGAAACGCGACCCTACCGGCTCCCCCTTCCCCTGCGCTCCCCCGAACCGgctgcccccgccccgccccgctccccccgcgccGTTCCCGGTTCCCGGGGGGCACTCGGGGGCACGGCGCGTTCTCCCCCCGCCGctgccggggcggggccgggatCCGGAGCACTCCGGGAGGGGGGGATGGCGGCGGGAAGGGCTCCGGGAGGCGGCCGCCACCCCCCGGTGGGACTGTCCCTGCCGGTAACGTGTGCCCCCCGCGACAGCGAACGGAGCAgagcggccccggcccccgcggAAAAGCCCTGAGGGAGGCGGGAGCCGgcggcgaggaggaggaggaggaggaggaggaggagggagaggaagcgAGGGAAGGAGCCAGGGGAAAACAGGAGCGGGAAGAGCTCGGAGCGGAGCCCGGGAGCGGCCGGAGCGCGCCG GAGGACAGCCGGACCCCCCCGCGGCCACCGCCGGACCCGCCACCCCTCCTCGACGACACCGCGCGTCTctttccagctggaattccGCTTCCCGACAAAccccatcctctcctcctcctcctcctcctcctcctcctcctcctgccgcTGCCACCAGCGGTGTCACCGCAGGGCCACCAGCGGAGTGTCCCCGCATGGTGCGGCCGTGAGCGGCGGCGTTAA